A segment of the Aureliella helgolandensis genome:
CACTGGCTTGAATCGTCTTCGACAAACGCTGCCGCTTCTCCTGGGGTTGCTCCCTTTCAAGCAGCGTGCTGGCCATCGTAATTGGGGTTAGCACATTGTTCAAATCGTGGGCAATCCCTCCAGCCAATGTTCCGAGACTCTCCAGGCGTTGCCGACGTCGCTCCCCGAGTTCCCGCTTAAGTCGCTCGCTGACATTGAGTCCAATGATCAATTGTCCACTGGCATTTCCCAACGTGTCATGCAACAGGGTGCGCCTTTGTTCGACTAAAATTTCACGCCCGGTTTTCGTGATCTGTTTGAGTTCTCCGATCCAACTACCATGTTTGAGAAGCGAATCGTGCGCCTCAGTATGCTCGGGCAATTGTTGGGGAGCCATCAGCTGGTCGGGATGATGGCCAATTGCTTCCGCTGCAGTCCAACCATAGAGCAGTTCCGAACCGTGATTCCAGTAAGTAATGCGATTGTCGATATCGCGAATATGGACGGCATCGCGAATCTGATTGAGGATAGCAGCCTGTTCCCGCATTTTAGCCTGACTGGCGTATTGTTCACTCAAGTCTTTGATTAACAACGTCACCAATTTTTGCTCACCGGCACCCGACTTAGAGATTGAGAGTGTGGCTGGAAACTCAACTCCATCAGAACGCCTGGCATAGATTTCATCTAACATTCGCTGTTGGTCGACCGAGTCGAAGAATGCGTCCAACATAAGTTTCCGGGCACTTCGATCCTGTACGGGAAAGAATTCCTCAATCAATAAATCGCGATGTTCCTCCACCCTACACTGGAACATTTTCTCGGCGGTCACATTCATCAAAACAATTCGCTGCGTCTGATCGACACTAATAATTCCGCTGTGGGCCGAATCGATAATTCCGGACATGCGTTGAGAGGTGGCAATTAAATCTTGTTCAATAGCCCATCGCTTCTTGCGATCCAAGTAGATCGTCAGTCCTGCTACGGCGAGCAAGCCAGAGGCCAGGATGTGCCCACTGAGAATCTCCAGCTTTGTCCAATCTGCTCGAGCCGCGCTCAACTCTTGCAATTCGGTCAGGTCCGTTGCTTGAGCCGTTAACAATTGTTCAGCAAGCCGGCTGATCTGCCGTTTCGCCATTTCCCCAGTGCGTAACAGTTCCGCGATCTCATCTGCGGTGCTGGAGCGTTCGGGCACATTTAAGCCGACCTGCTGCTCAATCGCCTCGATTCGGCTCGTCAGCAGCTCAAAATACTCCTTCAACAATGGAGACGAGGAAGGATGTGCTGCAAAGTGATCTTTGACATCTCGGAAAGCGTCTTGGAGACGTTCCAGGTCGATAAGAAACTCCTGCAGCAGGCCCTCATCGCTGGTCAAAAAAAATCCGCGCAGTCCGTTTTCTGTCCCTTCATAGGCCAACCAATTCCTATCGAGCAAATGCTTGGCCGTTAGCGTGTCTGCCAATTGGTGTTCGTAGGTCACGAACAGTCCCGTATTGCGCAGCGTCGTATACCCCAACCAAACGATTGAAAGCAGCGTGACGCTGATTAGGAGTACGACCCAAGTGGCCGTATTACTCAAAAATTTTATCATCCCAAGATTTCCATCGATTGGATTTCAAATGGCACGCCAATTGCGGTTTCCCAGAACTCTACGGAAGCGGATCCGATGAGGTCAGACTAGCAAACACCCCGTCAATCGTCCGAGTCGGATTGTCGAACGTCAACCGCTGGCGACGATCCGCCCGATCGGAGCCACTCCGCACTGGGACGCAACTTGCCAGCCGGCACATGCTATGAACGAATTCCAGTTACCACGCCTAAGCGGCAAAGCTTGCCAATTCCTATTTTAAACCAAATTGGAAAGCGCAAGCAGGAGGTTGATCGTGCCATCATCGTTCAAGGACTCACCACCCGCAGAGCGTCTACGATTGGCGACACCCCAGGGAGTGCTTAATGTGAATCAGGAGCAATTGCTGGCAGAATTGGCCGAGACATGGCAAGCTTTAGCCGGGTTGTCTTCAATTACGACTCCTTTTGGTAGAACGGGAATCAATCTGGAAAGCATTAGTTCGCGCGGAGCGGAGCTTCTCTCAAGAGCAACCGCCGGATTGGAGCGAGAAGACTGGAAAGCTGCCTCAATCTGGCTGCGTGACCGTGAGGCTGCGATTGCACAGGTGCAAATGCAATTCCAGTACCTGCAGTACCAACTAGAACACGGAAAACTTGACCAAGCGATTGAGTGCGTACAAAGGCTTATGGGCGTGCTGCACCAAACCGAGTTGCAGGCACCACTGGCAGAACTACGAGACCGGCTAGTTCAAAGCTTAGGAAATCCGCCATCACCGTTTGCTTAACCTAACCACTCCCTCACGAAGGACACTCGCGGACCGCACCGCCGCTTCACTTCGCTTTGATGATCTCCCGTGGGCGCTAGTCTCCTGAGTCGTTTATGGGCAGGCAAGTTTATGATCAGCAAAATTGCCAACAGGAGTGCCAACACGACTTTGAGCTTACAACGAGCCCGCTGCCGATCCTGCTCCACCGCAGGACTCGATGGCACCAGGTTTGTGCTAACAAAAGGCACAGGCTCTTTTGCATAGAATCCCTCTAACGGGTACAATACCCCACGAAGACTGGTGTCGGTGAAGACATAAATTCACTTTTAGGAGTCAAAGGGAAATCCCTGTTGCACAACATCGTGCCTCCAACACTAGGAAACAATTTCATTTTCTAGATAGGCCAGCGTCAGCATGTCAGAACCGGCTGTATTTGTGATTGACGACGACGAGAATTCTAGAAATGTGGTCGTGGAACTGGTACGTGCGATGCAATTGCCTGTATCTTCTTTTGCATCTGCCGAAGACTTTTTGGCGTCGTATGCGGGACAACGTCCTGCTTGCATCGTCACCGATCAGCGCATGCCAGGAATGAGCGGCATCGATCTCATTGAATGCCTCAGGAAGCAGGACTTAACGATTCCTGTAGTGGTGGTGACTGCCTTTGCAGACACGCAATCTACAGTTCGGGCGGTTCGCGGAGGTGCCATCAGCCTGATTGAAAAGCCCTGTAATCGTGAGAGTCTCTGGGGAGGAATCCTGGAGGCAATTCGCCTTGACCAACGCAATTCCATTAAAGACGCTGAGCGTGAAGATGCCAAACGCAAAATGGAATCACTGACCCCTGCGGAAGCGGAAGTTGCGGAAATGCTCGTCGAAGGCTTGGCGAATAAGGTTGTTGCATCGCGGATTGACGCCAGCTTGAGGACTGTGGAAGCTCGTCGTGCCGCCACTTTTAAGAAACTGGGGGTTGCTTCGATTGCAGGTATGGTTCAAGTTTGGCTAACAGCCAATTCAGATGAGCCCTGATCAGATGAGCTCCAATCAGCTGAGCCTCGACCATTCGAGCCCTGAACCGGTTTGGCTCCTTCAGCCAGCTTGCCCCAAAGAACTGCAATCTCGAACCGGCATCGCGGGAATCGAGATTGCAACCCGAAACGCCGCTTGGCATCCATGCCAATTTTCTCAAGCTCCATCTCCGACGCACGCGTCACCGCTGCAATAAGCCCTCATAACGGTTGCTAAACGGTTTGTTCTGGTTCAGCAGCGGGCCCACTCTACGATATAGGGGGCAACAAGGTGGAAACGCGGCCGTAGTATATTGCTTCCATGCACGACTCCGAGCCTCCAGGCTTGGCCGCACTTCCACTCTGATTGCTGCACACCAACAATCCGCAGGCATTCCAGTGAGTGCCGCAGAGGATTGTTCGCTGAGACGCATTGTAACACCTTGGTGCCATCGACAAACAATTCTTGCTGCTTGCTAAAGTCCTTTACGGGAATCCG
Coding sequences within it:
- a CDS encoding response regulator transcription factor, producing MSEPAVFVIDDDENSRNVVVELVRAMQLPVSSFASAEDFLASYAGQRPACIVTDQRMPGMSGIDLIECLRKQDLTIPVVVVTAFADTQSTVRAVRGGAISLIEKPCNRESLWGGILEAIRLDQRNSIKDAEREDAKRKMESLTPAEAEVAEMLVEGLANKVVASRIDASLRTVEARRAATFKKLGVASIAGMVQVWLTANSDEP
- a CDS encoding PAS domain S-box protein, with the protein product MIKFLSNTATWVVLLISVTLLSIVWLGYTTLRNTGLFVTYEHQLADTLTAKHLLDRNWLAYEGTENGLRGFFLTSDEGLLQEFLIDLERLQDAFRDVKDHFAAHPSSSPLLKEYFELLTSRIEAIEQQVGLNVPERSSTADEIAELLRTGEMAKRQISRLAEQLLTAQATDLTELQELSAARADWTKLEILSGHILASGLLAVAGLTIYLDRKKRWAIEQDLIATSQRMSGIIDSAHSGIISVDQTQRIVLMNVTAEKMFQCRVEEHRDLLIEEFFPVQDRSARKLMLDAFFDSVDQQRMLDEIYARRSDGVEFPATLSISKSGAGEQKLVTLLIKDLSEQYASQAKMREQAAILNQIRDAVHIRDIDNRITYWNHGSELLYGWTAAEAIGHHPDQLMAPQQLPEHTEAHDSLLKHGSWIGELKQITKTGREILVEQRRTLLHDTLGNASGQLIIGLNVSERLKRELGERRRQRLESLGTLAGGIAHDLNNVLTPITMASTLLEREQPQEKRQRLSKTIQASAERGAEMIRKLLAFAGGGRNTEQSLISVEAVIDEVRGLLAHALPKSIQLSIDIAPKLLSIRGDATELTQVLINLAVNARDAMPQGGKLGILADNCTLKRRLMLGAKSLPVGDYVRVQMSDTGTGIPAEIAEHVFDPFFSTKEQGKGTGLGLATCLGIVHTHGGAISLQSEIGVGTTFTLMLPAAAEGSEIAALPQHLPTHPFGHGETILVVDDESLIAEMAREVLENFGYQVITAESGANAVRECLASDSKISAILLDMMMPGMDGPATIAALQAEGVSLPIVACSGLRSSGQALLPGVACFLGKPYSDQQLLGAIHEVLNTNIHQ